GTAACGCAAACTTGCCATACTAATAGCTACTCCCGCTAACACTAAACTCATCAGCGTTCCTAAATTTAGATAATTTAATGTGCGTTGAATAATTTGAGTAATGGAGGGATTCGTTGAAGTACTGTCCGTTAATTCTTGTTGTTCAGTTAATTGAGGAGTTACATAGGCTTTTAATGTGCTTAACTTATCTTTAGTCCCGGTTAATAACCAACGATAAGCCACATTACTGCCGATTTGAACAACTTGGGTTTTTGGTACATCTTCCCAATTCATCAGAATGCGAGGTGAAATATTAAACCAATCTCCTGTTTGCCCAGGCTCCTCTGTCAAGACACCTGCAACTGTAAATGATGCAGCGCCAATCATTAAGGACTCGCCTACGTTAATTTTTAACAGTGAAAAAAGTCTTGGTGCTAGCCATACGGTACCAGGTTTAGGTGGTTCAAATAATTTGACACTTGGCGCATGTAACCTGGGGGAAATCCATAATTCACCTAATATGGGAAAAGGCTCTTTAACTGCTTTAACTTGTGCAAGCTGAAGATTTTCCTCATGTTCCACCATACTTAAAAACGATAAGGTTAATGTTTGTTTCAGTTGCAAAACTTGCGCTTTCTTAACCCAAACATCCTTGATAGGAAAACTGCTTCGAACCACCAGGTCAGCCCCTAACAATTGAGAGGTTTGTTTTGTTAATTGATCATTAACTCGTCCGGCAAAAATATTTAATGCACTAATACAGGTCATTGCTGTAACCAAAGCAAGAAATAGCAACGTCAACTCACCACTTCGCCAATCGCGAATAAGTGACTTTACGATCAATGGTATCTTTAACATAGAAGCTTTCCACCATCTAATCGCCAATGTAATTGGCATCGGCCTGCCAGCGCTTCGTCATGAGTTACAATTACCAATGTTGTTTTATGCTGTTCATTTAAAGTGAATAATAAATCAGCAACAGTCTGCCCTGTTTTTTTATCTAAATTCCCAGTAGGTTCGTCGGCAAATAAAATATCAGGTTCCACTGCAAACGCTCTTGCTATAGCTACACGTTGCTGTTCGCCACCTGATAACTGAAGTGGATAATGATGCCCTCTATTACTGAGCCCAACCTTATCCAACCAATAGGAAGCCTTTGAAAATGCATCCTCATAATGGTTCATTTCCAAAGGCAACATGACATTTTCCAGTCCCGTTAGATTAGGTAGGAGTTGAAATGATTGAAAAATAAAACCCACTCTTCTTGCTCGCAATTTTGCGCGCTCATCCTCGCTTAAATGAGTAATTTCTTGATTTTCATAAAAAACATCTCCTGTTGTAGGAAGGTCTAAACCTGCCATAATATTAAGTAATGACGTTTTTCCAGAACCAGAAGCGCCGGTAATTGCAACGGTTATCCCCTTCTTAATGGCAAAACTGATATCTTGCAAAATAAGAAGATCAAACGAACCGCTTTTTACAGTAAAATTAATATTATTCAACCTGATAACGTCAAGGTGACTCATGAAGTGCAAAACCCTTTTTATATTTTTATTCATTTTTATCATAGCACCTCTTCAAGCAAAAACTATTCTTGTTCTTGGAGACAGTCTAAGCGCTGCCTATGGTATCAATACGAAAGAGGGCTGGGTTAACTTATTGAATACAAAGTTGAAAAAGAATAATTTCGATTATCGAGTTATCAATATTAGTGCAAGCGGTGACACAACCAGAAATGGTCTTGCTAAACTATCAAGTGCTCTTAAAACCTATCAACCCAATATTGTCATTATTCAACTAGGGGCTAATGATGGCTTACGAGGATTATCTCTCGCTGAAATGAAATCAAACCTCGAGAAAATTATTCAAGAAAGTCAAAACGCCAAGGCGAAAATATTATTAATTGCGACAAAATTACCACCCAATTATGGCCCCACTTATCTGAAAAAATTCGCAAGCGTCTATGGAGACTTGGCAAATCAGTATCAAATACCTTTAATTCCTATGTTTTTGGAGGGCGTTGCTGGTGATTCGCTATTGATGCAAAAGGATGGCTTACATCCTAATCAGAAAGCACAATCTAAAATATTAGCTAATATTTGGCCGCATCTACAGCCTCTTTTAACGTCCTAAAGAGCCAGCAATAGCTTTCATCAATAAAAACCACCAGTTTATATTCATTTTATCTCTAGAAGCCCCCGCGCATTGTATAATTTTTGCACGATTTATGCATCATTTATATGACTATTGAGGAATGAATTATGAAAAGCGGGATTTTGCTTTTCTGCTTTTTACCGACATTCTTGTGGGCAAAAGCAGAAATACAGGAAGCAAACTATTATGGTCCAAAGCTCTGCAAATATACACCCTATACTTGCGTCAAAGTAACGCGAGGTAAGACTTGGCAGAAATTATTTTTAGATCCCGTTCAAAGAGACTTGGTACAACGCTTAAATCGCACCAATAATCGCTTGTGGAATGGAAAAATATTAGCTGTTCCTAAAAATCTGACAACGGTTACTCTGTTTGATATATCCCCTTTTCCTTTGAAAATTAATTCTTCAGATAATAAGCAAATCATTGTTGATCAAGAAAAATTGGCTTGGGGAGCCTATGATTCACACGGTTATTTAGTACGCTGGGGTCCTATTTCTTCAGGAAGTGATAAATGCTCAGATAGTGATAACTCATGTCTGACATTAACGGGAATGTTTGAAATCTTTGGCAAGGAAGATAAACATTGCATTTCAAATGCATTCCCTGCTGGACGAGGTGGTGCGCAAATGCCTTATTGTATGTTTTTTCATAAGGGTTTTGCGTTACATGGATCTGATGATATCCCGGGTTATCGTGCAAGTCATGGATGTATCCGTATGTTTATTCAGGATGTTAAATGGCTTAATGAAAATTTTGTGACGCTGTATGACCCTAAAAAGAAAACAGGAGGTACTGTGGTCATCGTTTTGCCACTATATCTTAAGGAATCTTAGCGATGACTAAGTCAAAAATTTGTTCTCTTGGCTGCATTGTTGGTACACATACAGAAGTAATTAAAATAGCACCCTTACTATTTGAATTACGCTCTGAGCCTTGGGTTAAAACTGCATTAATTAGTACTGGTGAATGTCAAGGCGAACTTGACGCTATATTTGCTGTGTTTGATTTAAAACCCGATTATCATTTAAATAAAATGCCAAAACAGCAAACTCTTCAAGAATTCGCCGCGACACTTTGTAACAAACTCAATCTACTCATCAAAAAACACCATTTTGATGCATTACTTGGTGCAGGTAATACTACAACTGTTTTTATTTCGTCGTTAATGGCATTTTACAATCAGCTTGCCTTTGGTCATATCGAAGCAGGATTACGCACCAATCCAGGGAAGTCTTTTCCAGAAGAAACACACCAAATTTTGACAGCACCTTTGTCAACCTGGCATTTTGCTCCTTCAACGTTTGAAAAAGAGAACTTAATCCGAGAAAAAATTGCCGTGAATAAAATTTTTGTCACTGGGAGCACAGTAACTGATGCTCTACATTGGATTATTAAAAATAAGTCTGAAACTAATGAATTTAGACATATTTATAACTTTGTTATTGTTAGCACTCGGCAAAATGGTGAACATCTGAAAAATATCTGTAATGCTATTCTTGAACTCACAACTCGATTTGATGATATCAATTTCATATTTTCTTTAACTGAGACGTCTGAATCGCAGCAGTTTTTTAAAACTATTTTTTCGAATCAGCCACGTGTCCATCTTTTACCGGCCGTTCCATATGACGAATTCGTCCATTTAATGCGACGCGCTATCTTGTTATTAACTGATTCTGTAACTATGCAAGAAGAAGCACCGGTCTTACATAAGCCGATTTTAATATTAAATAACGATGCCGAGAAACCTCAGCTTATTAAAGAAGGAATCGGCCTCTTGGTAGGAACATCAAGAGAGACCATCGTTGAAATTGTCAGCCAGTTACTTACTGACGGTAAACTCTATCTTAAAATGACTCGTAGTCATTGCCCGGAAGGCGATGAACATGCTGCAAAACGAATTGTTGAAATATTAAAAAATAAACTTCCATTAAAAAATACTTATTAAAAACTATTCCTTCGCTTTTAATGGATGATAAACTCTTGTCTACAGAGGGATGACAATGGAGTTTCACAGGAATATTACAAAATTAGAGATATTTAGACCATTTGATCTTGTAAAATCTTTAGAAAGATCTCAGAATGGGTGTTACAATCAGATTTCAATTATAGGAAAAGAGTAACTATGTCAGAGAAAATTCGCGGTAAAGTTAAATGGTTTAACGATAAGAAAGGCTTTGGTTTTATTGAAAGCGAAGGTAAAGATTACTTCGTTCATTTCAGTGCAATTCAAAGTAGTGGCTTTAAAACTTTAGCTGAAGGTGCTGCTGTATTGTTTAAAGCAGGCCATGGACAAAAAGGTCCTCAAGCAGAAGATGTAGAAATCGCCTAATTTGGTTAATTACTGCACCAAGGAGCCAAAACTAATTGGTGCAGTAATTTTTCCTGGCTTTCAATTATTGCTGCGTAGGCTTTTTATTAGTCCCAAAATTCACAACCACCTGTTTTAAGGATCCTGTCTCTGGTTCCCATGGTCTCGCATATTTAAATTGCATGCTGGTACTTTGAGGATAAGCTTTCTCTTTTAATAATTGGAAAGTAAAGAGCATCTGCCCGCCAGCCCCTATTAGCTTTGTTTGTGCAGAAACATATTTGCTCGACAAAAGCTTTAAAATTGATTTGTCATATTTTTCAACAGTCCATTGATATCCTGTTGTTGGATTAGCAGGCAGCGTCACGACAAATTGATTTTGATTGGGATTAACGTTTAAAGACATATTGTCAGCATGTGTAAAAGTTGCACAAGCCAATAAGATACTGCTCCATAATGTTTTCATTGTCTCTTCCCACTTAATTAGTTTGTTTAAATTATATTATATTCTGCTTGATATGCTGTTAAATGTTTTTACTCACTAGCAATGTTTTATCAATCTGGTAATAATTATATCTTCATGGATAAAAGTATATTTTAAACAACGTTGAGCAACTATACTTTTGGGAATAGCGCTCGCTTCCATGTTGCTGAAAAATTATTCGCGCATTCTATTTACTATGGATAAACAAGACAATTATTTTTTATACTTTTGCAATAAAATGACAACCGACTATTTAAAATTAACGCATCTAGATATACCTGGCCTTATTGACGCCGCGTCAAACTTGCCTTCCATTGGCTATTTAAAGCAGAGTAATGATGGATTGGTCTATTTAGATCTTGCAAATGGCTATATACACAATCTCTACCCCTTCTTAAAAAACTACTCCTCTACAATTGTAAAACCTGATTATTTCGGTCAAAAAACGGCTGGAGCTCATATTAGTGTGATTTATCCAGAAGAAAATACCAAGGTGGACCAACAAGAATTAGGCAGTTCTCACTACTTTGAACTTTTACATACATTTGCAGGGGATATAGGCAACAAGCGTTATTATGTCCTTACTGTCCATGCACCAACATTAATTGCATTAAGACAAAGATATGGTCTCGGGTCACAATTAAAATTTAAAGAGCACTGGATTGATTTACATATTACTTTAGGAGTCTCCTTCTCATAATTTTTAAGGCGTGTTTAGGCCAATGACCCTACTGTGCTCGATTCCGCATCGTTCTGGATGCCTCGGACAAGCCGAGGCACGTAGAATGGGTAACTACTTTCTAAAATCACTCCGCTATATCCTGTCTTGTCAATTCAACAGGCTTAGGCTATCCATATTCAACACAGAGTATCTTCTCCGCATTCCTTCGAGGCTCGGAGGTCGAGGCAGAGAGGT
The nucleotide sequence above comes from Legionella hackeliae. Encoded proteins:
- a CDS encoding protease inhibitor I42 family protein codes for the protein MKTLWSSILLACATFTHADNMSLNVNPNQNQFVVTLPANPTTGYQWTVEKYDKSILKLLSSKYVSAQTKLIGAGGQMLFTFQLLKEKAYPQSTSMQFKYARPWEPETGSLKQVVVNFGTNKKPTQQ
- a CDS encoding cold-shock protein, coding for MSEKIRGKVKWFNDKKGFGFIESEGKDYFVHFSAIQSSGFKTLAEGAAVLFKAGHGQKGPQAEDVEIA
- a CDS encoding ABC transporter ATP-binding protein; the protein is MSHLDVIRLNNINFTVKSGSFDLLILQDISFAIKKGITVAITGASGSGKTSLLNIMAGLDLPTTGDVFYENQEITHLSEDERAKLRARRVGFIFQSFQLLPNLTGLENVMLPLEMNHYEDAFSKASYWLDKVGLSNRGHHYPLQLSGGEQQRVAIARAFAVEPDILFADEPTGNLDKKTGQTVADLLFTLNEQHKTTLVIVTHDEALAGRCQLHWRLDGGKLLC
- a CDS encoding arylesterase — protein: MKCKTLFIFLFIFIIAPLQAKTILVLGDSLSAAYGINTKEGWVNLLNTKLKKNNFDYRVINISASGDTTRNGLAKLSSALKTYQPNIVIIQLGANDGLRGLSLAEMKSNLEKIIQESQNAKAKILLIATKLPPNYGPTYLKKFASVYGDLANQYQIPLIPMFLEGVAGDSLLMQKDGLHPNQKAQSKILANIWPHLQPLLTS
- the wecB gene encoding non-hydrolyzing UDP-N-acetylglucosamine 2-epimerase, whose protein sequence is MTKSKICSLGCIVGTHTEVIKIAPLLFELRSEPWVKTALISTGECQGELDAIFAVFDLKPDYHLNKMPKQQTLQEFAATLCNKLNLLIKKHHFDALLGAGNTTTVFISSLMAFYNQLAFGHIEAGLRTNPGKSFPEETHQILTAPLSTWHFAPSTFEKENLIREKIAVNKIFVTGSTVTDALHWIIKNKSETNEFRHIYNFVIVSTRQNGEHLKNICNAILELTTRFDDINFIFSLTETSESQQFFKTIFSNQPRVHLLPAVPYDEFVHLMRRAILLLTDSVTMQEEAPVLHKPILILNNDAEKPQLIKEGIGLLVGTSRETIVEIVSQLLTDGKLYLKMTRSHCPEGDEHAAKRIVEILKNKLPLKNTY
- a CDS encoding L,D-transpeptidase is translated as MKSGILLFCFLPTFLWAKAEIQEANYYGPKLCKYTPYTCVKVTRGKTWQKLFLDPVQRDLVQRLNRTNNRLWNGKILAVPKNLTTVTLFDISPFPLKINSSDNKQIIVDQEKLAWGAYDSHGYLVRWGPISSGSDKCSDSDNSCLTLTGMFEIFGKEDKHCISNAFPAGRGGAQMPYCMFFHKGFALHGSDDIPGYRASHGCIRMFIQDVKWLNENFVTLYDPKKKTGGTVVIVLPLYLKES